Below is a window of Gossypium hirsutum isolate 1008001.06 chromosome A12, Gossypium_hirsutum_v2.1, whole genome shotgun sequence DNA.
AAACAACGGATGAAGGACTGTCCTGCTTGTAGGACCGTGATCAGTAACCGCATATGTGCACGTTTTGCTAAGCCGCATGCTATAGCTCACTGAACCATTTTGCTCGACTAAGACCAGTGAGTTAATGGTAGATAGGTGAAAAGGAGCTCTGAGAAGTCCCTTCAAACCTCATGTgccatttgtttttgttttggggTCTTTGGAATAGTTTATACAAGtatgaaaaagataaaaatagaaGACAGTTTTTATAGCTCACAACCATCTAATAAAGGTTGTTTCTTTTCCatataatgatataatatatgATTTAGATCTACATTTACGTTTGACCATCAAGTGTTGCTTAATTTTTAACCTCCAAGGCTTGAACATGATCTATTTGTTTGAGTAGATTCTTTTCAGTTAGGTAACCAATTAATTACCATAACGGGAGAATTTGTATTGAaaggagaaaaaaaggaaaaaagaaaacgaGGGTTAGTGTCAACAAATGGAGGGCCTAAAGAATTCATTACTCTTTTTTTCCCATATTGTATTTTTATACGACACTTGTGGTCGAAAATATGATCTCTAAGGATCtttcaaatacatgaaaaaatttTCAGCTTGTgtcaaatacatacatatatctaATATTTACACCCAAATTCGAGTAACATAATTTTGGATTACAACTCAAGTGATTAAAACTTTAAACTTAGAGTTTTGAGTCTTGGCACTAACATCTTGAAAGCCATACAATAGTATTTCAGTGTAATCATTTAGATTTTCACCTCCAGTTGAAAAATAATCAATTATGATACCATTAACATAAAACACCAAAAAACAAGTAGAAAGAAAATATTAAGAATTTATAACATTTTGAATGTTAAATAACCTCTCATTTGAGAATTCATCTTATAGAAAAAGCTAACAGAAGTCTGTTTCTCATTAGCTTTATTTTGTGCGAAGAGATGTTGCCTTGGTATTTATTTCTCCTCCAGTTTTTGATATAAATCATTCCCATCATAAAAATATAACTGTATCGCCCAAAATGTAGCATccatttttgtttgattttgtaaAGCATCTGTAAATGCTCTTCATTCTCTCAAAGATAATCTGCTTTCATGCATTAATGGCTGCTTGAATTTGTTCCAAGGTTTTCCCTTTTGTTTCAGGTACCAATGTGACCACAAACAATATAGCCCCTGCATTAATTGCAGCATAAAGAATGAAGGTACCTGCAATGAATCCACAAGAGTAGCTGTTAAACTCACAAatccctattttttttttttaacttgaagcTGCTAAAAATTGCATTCTATTTACCATAGGAGCTCCAGCTCATAAGGAAGTTGAAAGTGTAAGAAACTGCCCACGCACCAAACCAGTTCACCAGCGTTGCAAGGCTTCCGGCCACTCCTTTGATATTTATAGGGAATATCTGCAACCAAATGGCATGGTTAAGAAGAGTTTGAATGATTAGTACATCAATTAGCATAATGGTAAATCTTGCAGGCACTTCTTTTTGTTACCTCAGACATTATAACCCAAGGAACTGCACCCATCCCAGCTGAAAAGGCACTTATGTATATCTGATATCAATTAAGATTTCTGTCAGAAGAACTGGTAAGTCATAGTTTGCCAATGAACAAATTGAATGAGTATATTATTTGATGAAGTTACCAATATGCCTGTTACAGCAAGAATGGGAACTGCATCGAGTGCCAAATTATGATCCTGGTTGGCAAAGATTATTGAAATGTTAGTAGTTTACAACAGAGGGAAGTATATATATAGTTAGAGATGATATAGTTTGACATTTTAACCTTAAGATAGAATGAAACCCCAGATAGTATACAACCAAGGACCAGTCCTGTTGAAGAAACCTACATGAAAGGAACATATATGAGATTCATCTTCTTATCCATGAAACCAAAAGCAATTTTGAGGACCTCGTGATTATAAAATTGTTGTTTACATACCAGTAATAGAGGCTTTCTTCCAGCTTTATCGATAACGGTTGTGTTAAGGCCAGTGATGACAACCTGCACATATGGTGCTTTTAAGTTCTTGTTTGCTAGAAAGAAAGTACATGGATTTCAAGGAAAGGGAGAGATGAAACCTGAAGAATAGCATAGATTATTGTCCCAACAGCTGCAGAAAACCCTGAGACATTTGAAACACAAAAGCAGCAATGTTAATAAAAGATAAGTCCCTACAGGCTCTTTCAACTCGGATTCCTCAGTGCATCAGGGTGCAACTTGAAGGTTTTGTTACCTGCCGTCTCGAAAATATTGCTGACATAAAAGCAGATACCATTGATCCCTCCAAATTGTTGAAAGACCATTAGTCCAACTCCTATCTGATCAAACATAAATGCATGGTAAAGAAACATTTAGTTAAGATATAAGAGTGCAATGTTGTGGTCGCTAATTGTTATATGAAGATTGATATGATTGTACAAACAGGGTTTAGAAAGAGTTGTAGTTACAATGACAGAGCTCAAGTATCTTCGTTGAAACAGATCCAGCATTTTGGCTTTTGGAAGCCGTTCGAGGGTCTCTATATAGTCCTGTCAAACAATGACataaagttctttttttttaaacatcttcTCTATAATGTTCTAACTCATCTTCATTGTTGGTTAGGATGATAGGTTTAGATTAAGAACCCGAATCTCATCTGCCTCCTTTGATATATTAGTATCCTTGCCACGAAGATCTTGTAGTGCAGGTTCGAATTCCTTTTCACGTCCGATCTTTGCCTGCATTATATCTAAGATTTTTATGCCATTCCCAGTTTCCCATGTAATTCTATATGTCAGGGTAAAAAAAACACAAAGGATTTCATCATCTTTTATTGCTATTTCTTACCAGCCATCTAGGAGACTCTGGAATGAAAAAGAGTCCAAAGAGTAGAACTGCGCAAGGAATAAGTCCTGCAATCACCCTACTTGTGAGTCCCACATATATACATGGTTTTGGCAGAATAATGTTCGGCATCACCGTGCTTTGAATTGACtgctaaaacattttttttacctGTTAGTGCTAAAGTTCTCCATGTTAGAACTGTCCCTATTATGAAGGCAACAGATACTCCAGTGCAGATCATAAGCTGCATAATAAGATAAGAAATAGTCAGATAAAACTGACGACTGGTTAGATATTTACATTCACAACTTCAGTAAATTGTGATGATCATAAACGAATACTGCTACTTAATAGGCTCTTGTTACCTGATTTATAGTTGTTAGTGCTCCTCGAAGATTCTTTGGTGCGATTTCAGCAATGAATACTGGTACCTTGTCACGCATTCAACAAAGGCATCACAGTCATTTAGAAGAGAAAGTGTACGAGTAACGTTCATTGAACAAGAGATTCAGAAGTGAATTGCTAGAAGAGATAGAAACTCACCACGTACGAGAAGACTCCCATACCATAACCTGTTGCCAGTCTGCCAACGTCCAACAACAAAGCTCCCTTTTGTTTCCAATCAAGACAGATAAAAAGATTATAAAGTCATATTTCTGCATTTCTGGTTTAATTTTATAGGTGGGGGCAAACTAAAACCTCAGCGAAGTAAATGGCAAGCCACCCTCCAACACAAAATCCAGTAGCTGTTCTCATTGCCTGCATGCACATGATGTTACTTCAGGGTCATCATCGACCGCAGTCTTAGCATGCATATTAATCAATGATTTCTCAACTTACCCCTTTCCGACCGATAAAATCAGCAATCGGTCCACTTGTGATCGCACCAATCATTGCACCAAAAGTCAATATAGAACCAAACATTGAATACTGCACGTTCAAATATCAACTGCATCAGTGTGAAGTTGCTTCTGTTAGTGAACATACCAATTGAGTTATTACAAGCAAAAAGTACCTCTGCTAGAGACAGAGAGAGATCCGTCCTGATGGCTGTCTGAGTCGGCGACGAATAGCCTGCCTGAAAAATGACTTGAATTATAGCATTACAAATTAAAGAAGCAATATTACAAGCAAATTGAGCTCATTCCAGGACATTTTTTTAGAATAGGGGGGAACACGTACACAAGATCCAAACTCAAATGAACCACACACAGCAACAAAGGTACTGAAGTAAACCGTCCAGAGACTTGCTTTGCTGCTTGTTTGATCAGTGTATCCATCTTCCTTACCGGCCATATCATTCTCATCTTGCAAGAGAGATACAGCTGCGCTTTCGAAAACACTGTCGTTACCTCTCTCTATGTCCTCTTTAATGGCCATGGTCTCCTTCAATTCTTGTATTATAAGTTTCTGTATATTgataaaaatggaaaagagaaaaagCTTGAAGCAATATGATGAAAAACAAATGGGAATCCAGGGACTTTCCAATTCCAGGTGAGAATGAATTCCCTGTCTTGTGAAAATTACCAGGTTGGTTTCTTGTATGTATTGAAGTCACATAGAGACATGCTATTGTAAgctgttatttttttttccttcattcgATTACTTTACTTTTGATACAAGTGGACAAAGCTTTGCTGGTATTCATAAAAATGTCgaatagataaaaaaaagaaaggaatttGAACATAGAAATGCAACAGGAAAAGATTGAAAACAATGCACCATGATTTTGTTTCAGAACAAAAAACACCATTGCTGTTAAAATTACTAAATATTGACAATGACTAGCAGCTGTTGGTGGTCCATGGCTGGTAAGGCTGTCTCATTCTATAGACAATATGGTCTTTTCAACTATTTGTTTGTGGCTATAGCAATAGCATGCTTTGCAACTTGTTTCTTGATGATAACTGACCTACCAAGACAGGCATGTTATCAATGTTTTAAAACTCCAAGAGTTACTTGAATTGGTCACATCACTGGTATTTGATTCGACCCATTAAAAATGTATAAACCGGTttaaacttcaatttttttttttgattttcgaATTTTTATCTGTATAGaatagttcattcaaaaattaattCGATCCTTCTATCCTAACCAGTATATGAATCGATTTTTGATCCAATCATTCTGACCCGGTTCCAACaactttattattaatttttaaattattttacttcattACAGTAAATCCCTCTCTCCCTCCAATTATGGAGATCAGGAGCCATCTTTAAAAAGTAAGGAACTACCAGCTTTAATGAAATAACTGGTAGCTTGGATGctattaaattttatcata
It encodes the following:
- the LOC107930311 gene encoding sugar transporter ERD6-like 7: MAIKEDIERGNDSVFESAAVSLLQDENDMAGKEDGYTDQTSSKASLWTVYFSTFVAVCGSFEFGSCAGYSSPTQTAIRTDLSLSLAEYSMFGSILTFGAMIGAITSGPIADFIGRKGAMRTATGFCVGGWLAIYFAEGALLLDVGRLATGYGMGVFSYVVPVFIAEIAPKNLRGALTTINQLMICTGVSVAFIIGTVLTWRTLALTGLIPCAVLLFGLFFIPESPRWLAKIGREKEFEPALQDLRGKDTNISKEADEIRDYIETLERLPKAKMLDLFQRRYLSSVIIGVGLMVFQQFGGINGICFYVSNIFETAGFSAAVGTIIYAILQVVITGLNTTVIDKAGRKPLLLVSSTGLVLGCILSGVSFYLKDHNLALDAVPILAVTGILIYISAFSAGMGAVPWVIMSEIFPINIKGVAGSLATLVNWFGAWAVSYTFNFLMSWSSYGTFILYAAINAGAILFVVTLVPETKGKTLEQIQAAINA